The following proteins are co-located in the Rhodococcus opacus B4 genome:
- a CDS encoding IclR family transcriptional regulator, with translation MSRSAGMPSQPGRGASSFACMSTSDVRAQSEASPSSVKTLARGLEILQLFSEDDPELSQSDIASRCGLPMPTVHRLVGTLVGHGFLEPVAGGRNLRLGSTLLQLAGPLIARSDPTVVIRPKLHELSNQSGETTNLAMLLGPWVVYLDGVTGSRMLTPQATIGARISAHNTALGKALLAQLDDAEVKERIGEGPYHRTTKRTAADWPELKKRLDEVRKTGISISDEEYEIGLTSIAIALPPQSDGTLRGINISLPLSRATEEFRVTAIAMLRDVAAAVSAR, from the coding sequence GTGTCCCGCTCGGCGGGGATGCCGTCCCAGCCCGGCCGGGGTGCTAGTAGCTTTGCGTGCATGTCCACTTCAGACGTGCGCGCGCAATCGGAAGCCTCGCCGAGCTCGGTCAAGACCCTCGCTCGCGGTCTGGAGATTCTGCAGCTCTTCTCGGAGGACGATCCGGAGTTGAGTCAGAGTGACATCGCGTCACGGTGTGGCCTGCCGATGCCGACCGTCCACCGATTGGTGGGAACGCTGGTCGGTCACGGGTTCCTCGAGCCGGTCGCGGGCGGTCGAAATCTGCGATTGGGCAGCACGCTGCTGCAGCTCGCGGGACCGCTGATCGCTCGCAGCGATCCGACCGTGGTGATACGTCCGAAGCTGCACGAGTTGTCGAACCAGTCGGGCGAAACCACGAACTTGGCCATGTTGCTCGGACCGTGGGTGGTCTACCTGGATGGGGTGACCGGATCGCGCATGCTCACGCCGCAGGCGACGATCGGTGCGCGGATCTCCGCGCACAACACGGCGCTGGGTAAGGCGTTGCTCGCCCAGTTGGACGACGCGGAGGTCAAGGAGCGGATCGGTGAAGGTCCGTATCATCGGACGACGAAGCGAACCGCAGCCGATTGGCCCGAGCTGAAGAAGCGGCTGGACGAGGTTCGCAAGACCGGGATCTCGATCTCGGACGAAGAGTACGAAATCGGCCTGACCTCTATCGCGATCGCGTTGCCGCCTCAGTCGGACGGGACCCTCCGCGGGATCAACATCTCGTTGCCGCTCAGTCGCGCGACCGAGGAATTCCGGGTTACGGCGATTGCCATGCTGCGCGACGTGGCAG
- a CDS encoding flavin monoamine oxidase family protein: MLDVIVLGAGLAGLSAARDLMHGGLDVRVLEARDRVGGRVKQTRLDDGRIVQLGGELVGSSHTSYIGLVNELGLSLRDSYISEPGRTVWDIDGTVIRGDQAAWMTEEDVADYERVTQMMVALAKQVQPENPWAHPDANVLDSLSFATWLDEVAARPAVSRMFELAKAGLAADGTARTSLLAELRKMSSVGATALERYYDIDQWTRSTVAEGSATVAHRMAAELGDRIELSSAVTALHVEPHRVTVELRGGRTVVAANVVCAIPVAPLRRVAITGLSSERLESLHRIRNSLTAKVVAAYETSFWRSQGQSGSAYGDGLLGSTWVQGPGVLSALVPPAQLSFHLAGDQAARDVDARTALSRMYGEAAAHPTALFTEEWSIKPYSLGYMAHYAPGDLSAIGPLHAAHEPPFFVAGSDYWVSGYMEGAVRTGRSAAQAVLRR; encoded by the coding sequence ATGCTGGACGTGATAGTCCTCGGGGCCGGGCTCGCCGGCCTCTCAGCCGCGCGGGATCTCATGCATGGAGGTCTCGATGTCCGGGTCCTCGAGGCCAGGGATCGCGTCGGGGGCCGGGTCAAACAGACCCGACTCGACGACGGCCGGATCGTTCAGCTCGGCGGCGAGTTGGTCGGGAGTTCCCACACGTCGTACATCGGTCTGGTAAACGAACTCGGATTGTCGCTGCGTGACAGCTACATCTCCGAACCCGGCCGGACGGTGTGGGATATCGATGGAACGGTCATCCGTGGTGACCAGGCAGCCTGGATGACCGAGGAAGATGTTGCGGACTACGAGCGTGTGACTCAGATGATGGTCGCTCTCGCAAAGCAGGTTCAGCCCGAGAATCCGTGGGCACATCCCGACGCGAACGTGCTGGATTCCCTGTCCTTCGCCACGTGGCTCGACGAGGTTGCGGCTCGACCCGCGGTGAGTCGCATGTTCGAGCTGGCCAAGGCGGGACTGGCGGCGGACGGCACGGCCCGGACGTCGCTCCTGGCCGAGCTGCGCAAGATGTCTTCGGTCGGCGCGACCGCCCTCGAGAGGTATTACGACATCGACCAGTGGACCCGGTCGACGGTTGCGGAGGGTAGCGCAACGGTCGCGCATCGTATGGCTGCTGAGCTCGGAGACCGAATCGAACTGTCGAGCGCCGTCACCGCTCTCCACGTCGAGCCCCACCGAGTCACCGTGGAGCTCCGCGGCGGTCGCACGGTCGTCGCCGCGAATGTGGTGTGCGCGATTCCCGTCGCTCCTCTCAGGCGGGTCGCCATCACCGGGCTGTCGTCCGAGCGCCTCGAATCGCTTCACCGGATTCGCAACTCGCTCACGGCCAAAGTGGTCGCCGCGTACGAGACTTCATTCTGGCGCAGTCAGGGTCAGAGCGGATCCGCCTACGGCGATGGGCTTCTCGGGTCCACCTGGGTGCAGGGGCCGGGTGTGCTGTCCGCGCTCGTGCCGCCGGCGCAGTTGTCGTTTCACCTCGCCGGAGATCAGGCTGCGCGTGACGTGGACGCCCGCACGGCATTGTCACGGATGTACGGAGAGGCCGCCGCCCACCCGACGGCACTGTTCACCGAGGAATGGTCCATCAAGCCATACTCATTGGGATACATGGCGCATTACGCTCCCGGTGATCTCTCCGCCATCGGCCCGCTGCACGCGGCGCACGAACCGCCGTTCTTCGTCGCCGGATCCGACTACTGGGTCTCCGGCTACATGGAGGGCGCAGTCCGGACCGGGCGTTCGGCAGCCCAGGCGGTACTGCGGCGATAG
- a CDS encoding MspA family porin, translating to MSTIRKSVLRRGARVAGLGAAAAVVLGLMSTGAANADTFVPLPGGEKVVNAGGVTAKIARNAESALVSPSLAANGAGRVAWVSGDVFAELGGEIPEEGATLTTGYIVGCQADITGLEGGLSADLGPDSLGLGGSLSIPISAGEVKFAKVKSKTDLKPGVSAIQYRDQQIELQGCGGYAQARAYTVLEIPGNHYVKATLYGQPFSIG from the coding sequence ATGAGCACAATCCGTAAGTCAGTGCTGCGCCGTGGGGCCCGCGTTGCCGGCCTCGGTGCCGCTGCGGCTGTAGTCCTCGGCCTGATGTCCACCGGTGCGGCCAACGCCGACACCTTCGTGCCGCTGCCGGGTGGCGAAAAGGTCGTCAACGCGGGAGGCGTCACGGCCAAGATCGCCCGCAACGCGGAGAGCGCTCTGGTTTCGCCGTCGCTGGCCGCCAACGGTGCCGGCCGCGTTGCATGGGTCTCGGGTGACGTGTTCGCCGAACTCGGTGGCGAGATCCCGGAGGAAGGCGCAACGCTGACCACCGGTTACATCGTGGGTTGCCAGGCCGACATCACCGGCCTCGAGGGTGGTCTGAGTGCCGACCTGGGTCCCGACTCGCTCGGCCTGGGTGGTTCGCTGTCGATTCCGATCAGCGCCGGTGAGGTCAAGTTCGCCAAGGTGAAGTCCAAGACGGACCTGAAGCCGGGTGTGTCCGCGATTCAGTACCGCGACCAGCAGATCGAGCTCCAGGGCTGCGGCGGCTACGCCCAGGCCCGCGCGTACACGGTCCTCGAGATTCCGGGGAACCACTACGTCAAGGCCACCCTCTACGGGCAGCCGTTCAGCATCGGCTGA
- a CDS encoding MspA family porin, translating into MNSKTLRHGAKAAGVVAAATVAIGLFSTGAANADTFVPLQDGTITQTLLDGTVVTVRQTGNTANISPSMGSTPLHRNVWASGTIDVSIDGGTAEGGNIDAGYIVACQLNFGGSVDAEAGASMAPSDLIGAATGGAAAAIPAEGGAGSGITLGPGQATNVPILDVEYTDNYGAEAHTSDFDFEGNSGGFTYSDETFGVSGCAGYAQARSYATVTVSTDSVDGTVTLWGQPFSLG; encoded by the coding sequence ATGAACAGCAAGACCCTGCGCCACGGCGCCAAGGCTGCCGGCGTGGTCGCCGCGGCCACCGTCGCGATCGGCCTCTTCTCCACCGGTGCGGCCAACGCCGACACCTTCGTTCCGTTGCAGGACGGCACGATCACCCAGACGCTGCTCGACGGCACCGTGGTGACCGTGCGCCAGACCGGCAACACCGCGAACATCAGCCCGTCGATGGGTTCGACCCCGCTGCACCGCAACGTGTGGGCATCGGGCACCATCGACGTCTCCATCGACGGCGGGACCGCGGAGGGTGGCAACATCGACGCCGGGTACATCGTGGCGTGCCAGCTCAACTTCGGTGGCTCCGTCGACGCCGAGGCCGGCGCGAGCATGGCGCCGTCCGACCTCATCGGTGCGGCCACCGGCGGCGCTGCCGCCGCGATTCCGGCCGAGGGTGGTGCCGGCAGCGGCATCACCCTCGGCCCCGGCCAGGCCACCAACGTGCCGATCCTCGACGTCGAGTACACGGACAACTATGGTGCCGAGGCGCATACCAGCGACTTCGATTTCGAAGGCAACAGCGGTGGCTTCACCTACTCCGACGAGACGTTCGGCGTCTCCGGTTGCGCCGGCTACGCGCAGGCACGCTCCTATGCGACCGTTACGGTCTCGACCGACTCGGTCGACGGCACCGTCACCCTGTGGGGACAGCCGTTCAGCCTCGGCTGA
- a CDS encoding HpcH/HpaI aldolase/citrate lyase family protein codes for MTISTLAIPYGLARSWLLAPAVDDERLRAAHNSDADVVIIDIEDGVPERNKEQARLITRRWLEDDNGWVRINDATTTHWNEDVSALQHSSGLAGIILAKTESPEQVTRTAAGLGGNVPIVALIESAAGIEAARSIAAERSVVRLAFGTGDFRRDTGMSDTPTALAFPRSQLVIASRVAGIAAPIDGPTLGENSADVIAGVGAATEMGMTGKLCLAESHAATINAALSPGRDEISWALAIIERLGSDGRNIGDGSDLPRLARAQRIVERSRAFDAVR; via the coding sequence GTGACTATCTCGACGCTCGCGATCCCCTACGGACTTGCCCGGTCATGGCTCCTCGCACCGGCGGTGGACGACGAACGGCTTCGCGCAGCACACAACTCGGACGCCGACGTGGTCATCATCGATATCGAAGACGGCGTGCCGGAGCGGAACAAGGAGCAGGCCCGCCTCATAACCAGACGCTGGCTCGAGGACGACAACGGCTGGGTTCGCATCAACGACGCCACGACTACGCACTGGAACGAGGACGTCAGCGCGTTGCAACACAGCAGCGGGCTTGCCGGCATCATCCTCGCCAAGACCGAGTCGCCCGAACAGGTGACCCGTACCGCCGCCGGACTCGGCGGCAACGTACCCATCGTTGCGCTCATAGAATCCGCGGCGGGGATCGAGGCCGCTCGGTCCATCGCCGCGGAGCGGTCAGTCGTCCGGCTCGCCTTCGGAACGGGTGACTTCCGTCGTGACACCGGAATGTCCGACACTCCTACTGCCCTGGCTTTCCCTCGATCACAGCTGGTGATCGCGAGCCGAGTCGCGGGGATAGCGGCACCGATCGACGGGCCCACCCTCGGCGAGAACAGCGCCGACGTCATTGCCGGCGTTGGCGCTGCGACAGAGATGGGTATGACCGGAAAGCTCTGTCTCGCAGAGAGTCACGCGGCGACGATCAATGCCGCATTGAGCCCGGGCCGGGACGAGATCAGCTGGGCACTCGCCATCATCGAACGTCTGGGCTCCGACGGCCGGAACATCGGCGACGGCAGTGATCTGCCCAGGCTCGCCCGCGCGCAGCGGATCGTAGAGCGCAGCCGCGCGTTCGACGCCGTGCGGTAA
- a CDS encoding heme-binding protein, whose protein sequence is MTLTATRAQLALDLARRHAATFDAAVAVSVVDDAGNLMCCSRTDGAASELLESATRTALGAARRMSGTPDGRGVEPAPGVTVDCGVVPAWTPHPADKPGAVGVLAVATSVSGAGPRIVETVIDEIRRFDERHRHNIS, encoded by the coding sequence ATGACACTCACCGCAACACGTGCGCAACTCGCCCTCGATCTCGCTCGGCGCCATGCCGCGACATTCGACGCCGCTGTCGCCGTCAGCGTGGTCGACGACGCCGGAAATCTGATGTGCTGCTCCCGGACCGACGGTGCCGCCTCGGAACTGCTCGAATCCGCGACCCGTACTGCGCTCGGCGCCGCCCGGCGAATGTCGGGCACGCCTGACGGGCGCGGGGTAGAGCCGGCGCCCGGCGTGACGGTCGATTGCGGCGTGGTCCCCGCCTGGACACCCCACCCGGCCGACAAACCCGGTGCGGTCGGCGTACTCGCGGTCGCGACCTCCGTCAGTGGTGCCGGGCCACGCATCGTCGAGACCGTCATCGACGAGATCCGCCGGTTCGACGAGCGACACCGCCACAACATTTCGTGA
- the kdgD gene encoding 5-dehydro-4-deoxyglucarate dehydratase, with amino-acid sequence MITASPQEIAHKLGSGLLSFPVTHFTDDHSFDEAAYRENIGWLGQFDASGLFAAGGTGEFFSLTPPEVEQVVRAAVQEAPDGLPVIAPAGYGTATAVQMARSAESAGAHGILLLPPYLTEASQDGLVAHVKEVCAATTLGVTIYSRANAVYTEAAVAELADSCPNLVGFKDGVGNIEQMTRIYASLGDRLTYVGGLPTAEMFALPYLALGVTTYSSAIYNFVPQFALDFYNALRSGDNAFVVNALNDFVIPYCNLRNKKQGYAVSIIKAGMKVIDRPAGPVRPPLTDLDAVELAELADLIKKVS; translated from the coding sequence ATGATCACTGCATCGCCCCAGGAGATCGCCCACAAGCTCGGCTCCGGTCTGTTGTCGTTCCCGGTCACCCATTTCACGGACGACCACTCGTTCGACGAGGCCGCGTACCGTGAGAACATCGGCTGGCTCGGGCAGTTCGACGCCTCCGGGCTATTCGCCGCCGGTGGCACGGGCGAGTTCTTCTCGCTAACCCCGCCCGAGGTGGAGCAGGTGGTCCGGGCGGCCGTGCAGGAGGCGCCCGACGGGCTCCCGGTCATCGCGCCCGCCGGCTACGGCACCGCCACCGCCGTGCAGATGGCCCGCTCGGCCGAGAGCGCCGGCGCGCACGGCATCCTGCTGCTTCCCCCGTATCTCACGGAGGCGAGCCAGGACGGCCTCGTCGCTCACGTCAAAGAGGTTTGTGCCGCAACCACTCTCGGTGTGACGATCTACAGTCGCGCCAACGCCGTCTACACCGAGGCCGCCGTCGCGGAGCTCGCGGACAGCTGCCCGAACCTGGTCGGTTTCAAGGACGGTGTCGGCAACATCGAGCAGATGACGCGCATCTACGCGAGTCTCGGCGACCGGCTGACCTACGTCGGCGGACTGCCCACCGCCGAAATGTTCGCACTGCCGTATCTCGCGCTGGGCGTCACCACGTACTCCTCCGCGATCTACAACTTCGTCCCGCAGTTCGCCCTCGACTTCTACAACGCCCTCCGCAGCGGAGACAACGCATTCGTCGTCAATGCCCTCAACGACTTCGTGATCCCGTACTGCAACCTGCGCAACAAGAAGCAGGGATACGCCGTCAGCATCATCAAGGCCGGCATGAAGGTGATCGACCGGCCCGCCGGCCCCGTCCGTCCGCCGTTGACCGACCTCGATGCCGTCGAACTGGCCGAGCTCGCCGACCTGATCAAGAAGGTGAGCTGA
- a CDS encoding aldehyde dehydrogenase family protein produces MQNTRKFYIDGEWVEPIGTDTLDVVNPATETAIATIALGDEKDVDRAVTAARTAFDSYASTTRADRIELLSRVIEVYGRRMNDLATTITQEMGAPAGLAATAQAPCGMAHLAAALDALRGFEFEEMIGTTTVVHEPVGVCAFITPWNWPVNQIAAKVAPALAAGCTMVLKPSEIAPLNAIILAEILHEAGVPAGVFNLVHGDGPTVGAALSRHPDVDMVSFTGSTRAGVEVARNAAPTVKRVAQELGGKSANIVLVDADFDEVITRDVMGVVVNAGQSCNAGSRILVPSDRMDEACAIAKAAAEKIVVGLPDADGTTVGPLVSQAQFDKVQRLIQTGIDEGGTLVAGGVGRPDGLSAGYFVRPTVFANVTNGMTIAREEIFGPVMMLIGYEDEADAIRIANDTTYGLSGMVSSRDPQRARNVARKLRTGMVHLNGAPLAFDAPFGGYKQSGNGREFGKFGLAEYLEAKAIFGDNEN; encoded by the coding sequence ATGCAGAACACCCGGAAGTTCTACATCGACGGCGAGTGGGTCGAGCCGATCGGCACCGACACGCTCGACGTCGTCAACCCCGCGACAGAGACGGCCATCGCCACCATCGCGCTGGGCGACGAGAAGGACGTCGACCGGGCCGTCACGGCCGCACGAACAGCCTTCGACAGCTACGCATCGACGACCCGCGCCGACCGAATCGAGTTGCTGAGCAGAGTCATCGAGGTCTACGGGCGGCGGATGAACGACCTCGCGACGACGATCACCCAGGAAATGGGCGCACCCGCCGGGCTCGCCGCGACCGCTCAGGCACCGTGCGGCATGGCACACCTCGCCGCCGCCCTCGACGCGCTCCGCGGATTCGAGTTCGAGGAAATGATCGGCACCACGACGGTCGTGCACGAACCGGTCGGCGTGTGCGCGTTCATCACACCGTGGAATTGGCCCGTCAACCAGATCGCCGCGAAGGTAGCGCCCGCGCTGGCCGCCGGCTGCACGATGGTGCTGAAGCCGTCCGAGATCGCGCCGCTCAACGCGATCATCCTCGCCGAGATACTTCACGAAGCGGGTGTGCCTGCCGGGGTGTTCAACCTCGTTCACGGCGACGGACCCACCGTCGGAGCAGCCCTGTCGAGGCACCCGGACGTCGACATGGTGTCGTTCACCGGATCGACCCGTGCCGGTGTCGAGGTCGCCCGGAATGCTGCGCCGACCGTGAAACGCGTTGCGCAGGAACTCGGCGGCAAGTCGGCGAACATCGTGCTGGTCGACGCGGACTTCGACGAGGTCATCACCCGCGACGTGATGGGCGTCGTCGTCAACGCGGGCCAGTCCTGTAACGCGGGCTCTCGAATCCTCGTTCCGTCCGACCGCATGGACGAAGCGTGCGCGATCGCGAAGGCCGCTGCCGAGAAGATCGTGGTCGGACTTCCCGACGCCGACGGAACGACCGTGGGTCCCCTCGTGTCACAAGCGCAGTTCGACAAGGTTCAGCGTCTGATCCAGACCGGCATCGACGAGGGCGGCACACTCGTCGCCGGTGGCGTCGGCCGTCCGGACGGACTCTCCGCCGGATATTTCGTCCGGCCCACCGTCTTTGCGAACGTCACGAACGGTATGACCATCGCACGAGAGGAAATCTTCGGCCCCGTCATGATGCTGATCGGCTACGAGGACGAGGCCGACGCAATCCGCATCGCGAACGACACCACCTACGGGCTCTCCGGAATGGTCTCCTCACGCGACCCACAGCGCGCACGGAACGTCGCCCGGAAACTGCGGACCGGGATGGTCCACCTCAACGGGGCTCCGCTGGCCTTCGATGCGCCCTTCGGGGGCTATAAACAATCAGGCAACGGTCGCGAGTTCGGCAAATTCGGCCTCGCCGAGTACCTCGAAGCCAAGGCCATCTTCGGCGACAACGAGAACTGA
- a CDS encoding LysR family transcriptional regulator translates to MDWTLRELRYFVTACDVGSFTDAAAELGVSQAAVSRTIANLENRLGERLVRRTPRGCEPAALGQHVMPQVRRVLAEVAKLDEVVRTRQAILRVGYAWAAVGRHTTPLLRTWPKAHPDIDLQLVRHNSHTAGLAEGVCDAAIVRMPVDSRRFDSVVIGLERRMVAFASDDPDWRRRRQVTMSEIATRTIVIDPRTGTTSSELWTAGTGPEHFVESTDVEEWLDAIAAGRGVGTTAEATASHHPRDGVTYRPISDGPRVPVHLAWWRHDPPPGLAALIDTLTGIYTDASR, encoded by the coding sequence ATGGATTGGACCCTGCGGGAACTGCGGTACTTCGTCACTGCCTGTGATGTCGGATCGTTCACCGACGCCGCTGCCGAACTCGGCGTATCCCAGGCCGCCGTCTCGCGCACCATCGCGAACCTGGAGAACCGGCTGGGTGAGCGCCTCGTCCGCCGGACGCCGCGTGGTTGTGAACCCGCAGCGCTCGGGCAGCACGTGATGCCGCAGGTCCGGCGGGTTCTCGCGGAGGTCGCCAAGCTCGACGAGGTGGTCCGCACGCGGCAGGCCATACTTCGGGTGGGGTACGCGTGGGCCGCCGTCGGCCGTCACACCACGCCGTTGCTGCGCACGTGGCCGAAGGCGCACCCCGACATCGACCTGCAACTGGTTCGGCACAACTCCCACACGGCGGGGTTGGCGGAAGGTGTCTGCGATGCGGCGATCGTGCGCATGCCCGTCGATTCGCGCAGATTCGATTCCGTCGTCATCGGCCTCGAGCGACGCATGGTCGCGTTCGCGTCCGACGACCCGGACTGGCGCCGCCGGCGGCAGGTGACGATGTCGGAGATCGCCACGCGCACAATCGTGATCGATCCCCGAACCGGCACGACCTCCAGCGAGTTGTGGACCGCAGGAACGGGTCCGGAACACTTCGTCGAATCCACCGATGTGGAGGAGTGGCTCGATGCCATCGCCGCGGGCCGGGGTGTCGGAACCACCGCGGAAGCGACGGCCTCGCACCATCCTCGCGACGGCGTCACCTACCGCCCCATCAGCGACGGCCCGCGGGTTCCGGTGCACCTGGCCTGGTGGCGCCACGACCCGCCCCCCGGACTCGCCGCGCTGATCGACACCCTCACCGGGATCTACACCGACGCGTCGCGCTAG
- a CDS encoding EamA family transporter, with translation MTEPRSNVQLAGRPGPRPAAGTTASRQLTSGIATMVGSSVSNQAGAAIGALAFPVIGPVGVVAVRQLVTAMVLGAAVRPRFRSMTGAQFRPVLGLAVVFSVMNLSLYSAVERIGLGLAVTLEFLGPLAVAVLTSRRVIDVACAIVAGIGVLVLTDPGPTTDYLGIASALTAAAAWAGYILLNRTLGQRLPGVQGSAAAGALSAIAWIPLTVVWFIHHPPTVESLLFAVACGILASAIPFAADLITLRRLPAGLFGTLTSLNPVWAALAGWLILHQMLSAHQLTGIGLIAASNIAVTVAGFARQGRKRRVQLATDATR, from the coding sequence GTGACGGAGCCACGATCGAATGTCCAGCTGGCGGGCCGGCCAGGTCCGCGCCCGGCCGCGGGAACGACGGCGTCCCGTCAGCTGACGTCCGGTATCGCGACGATGGTCGGAAGTTCCGTCAGCAACCAGGCCGGGGCCGCGATCGGCGCACTGGCATTCCCGGTCATCGGACCGGTAGGGGTTGTCGCGGTGCGCCAACTCGTCACCGCGATGGTCCTCGGCGCTGCGGTGCGGCCTCGATTCCGGTCGATGACCGGTGCGCAGTTCCGGCCGGTCCTCGGGCTCGCAGTGGTCTTCAGCGTCATGAACCTGAGTCTCTACAGTGCCGTCGAGCGCATCGGTCTCGGATTGGCTGTGACGTTGGAGTTCCTCGGCCCGCTGGCCGTGGCGGTGCTCACCTCGCGGCGCGTCATCGATGTCGCCTGCGCGATCGTGGCCGGCATCGGCGTCCTGGTACTCACCGATCCCGGCCCGACCACCGATTACCTCGGGATCGCGTCGGCCCTGACGGCCGCGGCGGCGTGGGCGGGGTACATTCTGCTCAATCGGACTCTGGGCCAACGTCTTCCCGGTGTGCAGGGATCGGCTGCCGCCGGCGCCCTCTCCGCGATAGCGTGGATACCGTTGACGGTCGTCTGGTTCATCCACCACCCACCGACCGTCGAGTCGCTGCTTTTCGCGGTGGCGTGCGGAATTCTGGCTTCCGCCATACCTTTCGCCGCCGACCTCATCACACTGCGCCGACTGCCCGCAGGGCTGTTCGGCACACTCACCAGCCTGAACCCGGTATGGGCAGCGCTCGCCGGCTGGCTGATTTTGCATCAGATGCTGTCCGCGCACCAGTTGACCGGAATCGGCCTCATAGCGGCAAGCAACATCGCCGTCACCGTCGCCGGATTCGCACGGCAGGGGCGGAAGCGCCGGGTTCAGTTGGCTACCGACGCAACCAGATAG
- a CDS encoding NAD(P)/FAD-dependent oxidoreductase, translating into MNSRCAWDDDPVVAAWEGLPRLESRVTADACVVGLGGSGLAAVEELTARGLTVVGLDSGRVASGAAGRNGGFLLGGPASFLHSAVAEWGAASVDLYRATLAELDHLVDVLGVDVIGRTGSIRLAGLPGDPVDDAEAAERAAELEDCDKLAQALRDNAIAVDTYVGELGQGIFLPDDAATNPSRRALGLASMLRNSANLYENSPVTSLEPGVVHTGHGTVSAPVILVAVDGRLEQVLPELRERVRTARLQMLGTAPGLPPRLPCPVYGRWGYDYAQQSADGRLLAGGGRDLFADAEWTTDTEPTRPVQSHIERVAERMAGRPVSVTRRWAASVGFTPDGRPLCCEVRPGVFAVGGYNGTGNLVGPVAARAAVALALDEISPPCYLVASVAN; encoded by the coding sequence ATGAATTCACGGTGCGCGTGGGACGACGACCCGGTCGTGGCGGCATGGGAAGGGTTGCCGCGGTTGGAATCACGCGTGACCGCGGATGCGTGCGTCGTCGGGCTCGGCGGTTCCGGTCTCGCCGCCGTCGAGGAACTGACCGCCCGGGGGCTCACGGTCGTCGGCCTCGATTCCGGTCGCGTTGCCTCGGGCGCGGCGGGACGGAACGGCGGATTCCTGCTGGGCGGTCCGGCATCCTTCCTGCATTCGGCGGTCGCCGAGTGGGGTGCGGCGTCGGTGGATCTGTATCGGGCGACGCTCGCCGAACTCGACCACCTCGTGGACGTCCTGGGCGTCGACGTGATCGGGCGGACCGGGTCGATCCGGCTGGCCGGACTTCCCGGCGATCCCGTCGACGACGCCGAGGCCGCCGAGCGGGCGGCCGAACTGGAGGATTGCGACAAGCTCGCACAGGCGCTGCGGGACAATGCCATAGCCGTCGACACCTACGTCGGGGAACTGGGGCAGGGGATATTCCTTCCCGACGACGCGGCGACGAATCCGTCCCGCCGAGCATTGGGACTCGCCTCGATGCTGCGGAATTCGGCGAACCTGTACGAGAATTCGCCGGTGACCTCGCTCGAGCCCGGAGTCGTGCACACCGGGCACGGCACGGTGAGCGCACCGGTGATTCTGGTGGCCGTGGACGGGAGACTCGAGCAGGTACTTCCGGAGCTGCGTGAGCGAGTCCGCACCGCGCGACTGCAGATGCTCGGCACCGCTCCCGGACTGCCCCCGCGGTTGCCGTGCCCGGTGTACGGGCGGTGGGGATACGACTACGCCCAGCAATCCGCCGACGGCCGACTGCTGGCCGGCGGTGGCCGCGACCTGTTCGCCGACGCCGAGTGGACGACCGACACGGAGCCGACCCGACCAGTGCAGTCTCACATCGAGAGGGTGGCCGAGCGGATGGCCGGGCGACCGGTGTCGGTGACACGCAGATGGGCGGCGTCCGTCGGTTTCACTCCCGACGGTCGCCCATTGTGCTGCGAGGTACGGCCCGGCGTCTTCGCGGTCGGAGGGTACAACGGAACCGGCAACCTGGTCGGGCCCGTCGCCGCCCGAGCCGCGGTTGCACTGGCGCTGGACGAAATCTCGCCGCCGTGCTATCTGGTTGCGTCGGTAGCCAACTGA